AATCCTTCTTTTGCACATAGTCAATTTTTTCTGGATGGATGCCCTTCACTAATACACGCCATTGCTTCTGTTGCAGTGTTTCTAACGTTATTTTTGTTGGAATTTTAAAAGAACACTCCAGCCAATAATCAGCATAGACTTCACCTTTTGCACCCACAAACACTTGATCAGTACCACTTTCAATTACACCACTTACAAGAACGTCACCTTCGTAGGCAGTATCATTCACTGAAATTTTCCGTTCACCATTTTGAATATTAAAATGTGTAATAACACCACTTTTCGTTGCAACTAAATGTGAGGCAAGCTTTTCATTCGTTATTTTTGTTTGTTTAGGTGATTCCTGAGGTCGCAAAATAACACGTCCTCCATGCTTTTCAATGTGCACCCATGATAGATCTCGATGCGCTTCTAGTAGCTTCTGACGAATAACAGCATCAGATGGTAAAATTTTTTTTGACATAGGTGTTTCTAATTGAAAGGTTTCTTGAAAGGTGTTGCCAATACGTTGCTCTAATTCTGGTGACGCTGCTTCAATGTCAACACGCCAAATAACTTGTGCACATATCAATGGAATGGCAATCATCATTGCCAAACCAAGTAAAGTCCAAAGCTGTGCTCGAAAAACCTGAAGCTCATCCGCATAATAGACAGCCATCTTTAGTCGGAAATGCCTACGTACACGACGAATCTTTGGCAAATAATGCATCGTCGTTTCAAAGGTAACCTCTTGCTCGCGAAAGACAACACGCTTTAATGGCACATGCTGTACGTGCAATGCTTGAATAAAAGGATGAACATTTTCATGGCGCTTTATACGTATGATAATTGGCCGATTATTCCACATTATCCCTCACACCCATATCCTTTGTCATTTTCACATGAAGTTCCTGTAAATCCTCTACAGAAAGATGAAGCATTTCTTCCTTAAGAGCATGAATGTCCAATGATTTTCCTCGCACCATTATATGAAAGTCAGCATAAATAAAGGAGCATGACGAAGCGTCTGCATGAAGAAAACGATATGGGCCTATAATTTTTAATGTTTCATATTGTGATAATTCAAGCAGCGGCGTCAACTGAAATAATTTTTTCATAAAAAATGCCTCCTTCTTCGGCAATATATGCTTTGAAAAAGGAGGACATGCTAGTTATTTTCTTTTTGCTTTTGGAGGACCTAAAACCTCTGCCATGACAATAGCCTGCATCAAAGATTTTTTTGAATTCGGTAATTGAAAAGCAGAATGTGATTGAGCTGCTTCTTTAATGTTTTTCCCAGCTTCTAAACGACCAACACTTTGTCGATTTGAGGCACGACTCACTGACTCAATTGGAACGATTGGTGGTGCCACGTAGCTAGGCACTTCCTCGTTGCCTTTTTCTTCGACAATGTTCTTTGTCTGTTCTACCTTAGGCTCATTGTTCTTCCACTCGCCTAAAAACTCGCGTGCAAAATCCTCAAAGCTTTGTGGTTTAACAACAGGTCGTTGGGAAGGAACCTCTTCAGCTTTTGCCAAAGTGGTTGGATCAACATGGGAATCTTTATTAAAAGGCGGCATTTGCTTGTGTTCTTTTTTTGTTTTTGATTTACCGAAAATAGAGCTGACTAT
This genomic stretch from Lysinibacillus pakistanensis harbors:
- a CDS encoding sporulation protein YqfD yields the protein MWNNRPIIIRIKRHENVHPFIQALHVQHVPLKRVVFREQEVTFETTMHYLPKIRRVRRHFRLKMAVYYADELQVFRAQLWTLLGLAMMIAIPLICAQVIWRVDIEAASPELEQRIGNTFQETFQLETPMSKKILPSDAVIRQKLLEAHRDLSWVHIEKHGGRVILRPQESPKQTKITNEKLASHLVATKSGVITHFNIQNGERKISVNDTAYEGDVLVSGVIESGTDQVFVGAKGEVYADYWLECSFKIPTKITLETLQQKQWRVLVKGIHPEKIDYVQKKDLPNWLDPYVSIVEEQNTKKMQVELDKSKVDSLLLPLLHEKVIRSLPAKTVIKKENLLQVKWGNGTVEGKVLFLVNENIANPIQGQQGE